From one Brevundimonas sp. PAMC22021 genomic stretch:
- a CDS encoding XdhC family protein: protein MSDWYPAGLEDDMRPRMFAAADRGEAFALVTIVAAEGGGPRGVGAQMVVTADDMGGFLSGGCIEADVALHARETLASGEPRRLVYGRGSPFVDARLPCGGRLELLVERLAPDDGALTALREAWVQRRAGVYVSDGQRRTFGDEGEAGPDSCGRPYAPPKRLIVFGSDAFALAIAAAGMAQGWAVVLCRPKGPEAPPPLDVTYSREEPEGLLSRLKPDAWTAVATATHEGDLDHAVLKTALLSDAGYVGVLGARRRLPERLERLRADGVGDAALMGLKAPIGLAIGARSPAEVAASVTAEIIASLR from the coding sequence ATGAGCGACTGGTATCCGGCGGGTCTGGAAGACGACATGCGCCCGCGCATGTTCGCGGCGGCGGATCGCGGCGAGGCCTTTGCCCTGGTCACCATAGTGGCGGCGGAGGGCGGCGGGCCTCGCGGCGTGGGCGCCCAGATGGTGGTCACCGCCGACGACATGGGCGGCTTTCTTTCGGGCGGCTGCATCGAGGCCGACGTGGCCCTGCATGCGCGCGAGACCCTGGCCAGCGGAGAGCCCCGTCGTCTGGTCTATGGCCGCGGCAGCCCGTTCGTGGATGCGCGACTGCCCTGCGGCGGCCGGCTGGAGCTTCTCGTCGAACGGCTGGCGCCCGACGACGGCGCCTTGACGGCGCTGCGCGAGGCGTGGGTTCAGCGGCGGGCGGGCGTCTATGTCTCGGACGGGCAGCGAAGGACCTTTGGCGATGAAGGCGAGGCCGGGCCGGACAGCTGCGGCAGGCCCTATGCGCCGCCCAAACGGCTGATCGTGTTCGGCAGCGACGCCTTCGCGCTCGCGATCGCGGCGGCCGGGATGGCGCAGGGTTGGGCGGTGGTGCTGTGCCGACCCAAGGGACCCGAGGCTCCACCGCCGCTCGATGTGACCTACAGCCGGGAGGAGCCGGAGGGGCTGCTGTCGCGCCTCAAGCCGGACGCCTGGACGGCCGTGGCCACGGCGACGCACGAGGGCGATCTGGATCACGCGGTGCTGAAGACGGCGCTGTTGTCCGACGCCGGCTATGTCGGCGTGCTGGGCGCCCGCCGGCGACTGCCCGAACGGCTGGAGCGGCTGCGCGCGGACGGCGTCGGCGATGCGGCGCTGATGGGCCTCAAGGCGCCCATCGGGCTCGCGATCGGCGCTCGGTCGCCTGCCGAAGTGGCTGCGTCGGTGACGGCCGAAATCATCGCCAGCCTGCGATGA
- a CDS encoding NTP transferase domain-containing protein — translation MRTGRHAVVLAAGAGRRFGGGKLLADWRGEPLVLAAVRSALAARVDEVVLVVGADAAAVTAAADTAGDPRLRIVPASDWAQGLGASLAAGVRSLPPDAEKMVVFLGDMPAIPEGLADQLLDALDGPHVAARTVSPHGPAHPVAFARDVFDALGELTEDQGAKSLLAALGPRVASVFTDDPGVVFDVDRPEDLARLP, via the coding sequence ATGAGAACGGGCCGTCATGCGGTGGTTCTGGCGGCCGGGGCAGGGCGCCGGTTCGGCGGCGGCAAGCTGCTGGCCGACTGGCGAGGCGAACCGCTGGTGCTGGCGGCCGTGCGAAGCGCCCTCGCCGCAAGGGTGGATGAGGTCGTGCTGGTGGTCGGCGCCGATGCGGCGGCGGTGACGGCTGCGGCGGATACGGCAGGGGACCCCCGCCTGCGGATCGTGCCGGCGTCGGACTGGGCCCAGGGTTTGGGCGCCTCGCTGGCCGCAGGCGTGCGGAGCCTGCCGCCCGATGCGGAGAAGATGGTGGTCTTCCTCGGCGACATGCCGGCCATTCCGGAGGGGTTGGCGGACCAACTGCTGGACGCCCTGGACGGGCCGCATGTCGCCGCGCGAACGGTCTCGCCGCACGGCCCGGCGCACCCGGTCGCCTTTGCGCGAGACGTGTTCGACGCCTTGGGCGAACTGACGGAAGATCAGGGCGCGAAGTCGTTGCTGGCGGCGCTGGGGCCTCGCGTGGCCAGTGTATTCACCGATGACCCCGGCGTCGTCTTCGACGTGGATCGGCCGGAAGACCTGGCGCGCCTTCCGTGA
- the glp gene encoding gephyrin-like molybdotransferase Glp translates to MKLPTVEAALALMLDAVRPLPPQDTPLAQADGRWLIEDVTATRDQPPFDASAMDGWAVRSDDVASGAVLDIVGESAAGHGLDAVIASGQAARISTGAALPPGADRVVIQEEADRQGDWVVLRASADGSRHVRARGCDFREGEVLLRAGLRLNPWRIALAASAGRAILRCGPAPRVAILSTGDELVEPGQSAGPHQIYNSGAPSLSAFVSRHAGAAQVLPSAGDDVETIARTIAEAHFDLLVTVGGASVGDHDLVKPAVRGLGGMLAVEGVAMRPGKPVWFARLPDGRPVLGLPGNPASALVGAELFLAPLLAALQGGRAENRFETAVLGVGLSANGPRDHYVRAEASPGPDGARIVRPFADQDSSLVTVMAAANALIRRRPHAPAAQAGEVVEVLGPTL, encoded by the coding sequence GTGAAGCTGCCGACCGTAGAGGCAGCTCTCGCCCTGATGCTGGATGCGGTGCGGCCCCTTCCGCCCCAAGATACGCCGCTGGCTCAGGCCGACGGCCGCTGGCTGATCGAGGACGTGACCGCTACGCGGGATCAGCCGCCGTTCGACGCCTCGGCCATGGACGGCTGGGCGGTGCGGAGCGACGACGTCGCGTCTGGAGCGGTGCTGGACATCGTGGGCGAAAGCGCGGCGGGACATGGGCTGGACGCCGTGATCGCGTCCGGCCAGGCTGCCCGTATCTCGACCGGCGCCGCCTTGCCGCCCGGCGCCGATCGGGTGGTGATCCAGGAAGAGGCGGATCGACAAGGCGACTGGGTCGTGCTGCGCGCCTCGGCCGACGGTTCCCGCCATGTGCGCGCGCGTGGCTGCGACTTTCGCGAGGGCGAGGTGCTGCTGCGGGCCGGCTTGCGCCTGAACCCCTGGCGCATCGCCCTGGCGGCCTCGGCCGGGCGCGCGATCCTGCGCTGCGGGCCGGCGCCGCGCGTAGCTATCCTCTCGACCGGCGACGAACTGGTCGAGCCGGGCCAGTCGGCCGGCCCGCACCAAATCTACAACTCCGGCGCGCCGTCTCTGAGCGCCTTTGTGTCGCGACACGCGGGCGCCGCTCAGGTGCTGCCCTCGGCCGGCGACGACGTGGAGACCATAGCCCGGACGATCGCCGAGGCGCATTTCGACCTGCTGGTCACGGTGGGCGGCGCCTCGGTCGGCGATCACGACCTGGTCAAGCCGGCGGTGCGGGGCCTCGGGGGCATGCTTGCGGTCGAGGGCGTCGCCATGCGGCCGGGCAAGCCGGTCTGGTTCGCGCGCCTGCCGGACGGCCGCCCCGTGCTGGGCCTGCCGGGCAATCCGGCCTCGGCCCTGGTCGGGGCCGAGCTGTTCCTCGCGCCTCTGCTGGCGGCGCTGCAGGGCGGCCGGGCCGAGAACCGGTTCGAGACCGCCGTGCTGGGCGTCGGCCTGTCCGCCAACGGCCCGCGCGACCATTACGTCCGCGCGGAGGCGAGCCCCGGACCGGACGGCGCCCGGATCGTGCGCCCCTTCGCCGATCAGGACTCCTCGCTGGTCACCGTCATGGCCGCCGCCAACGCCCTGATCCGCAGGCGTCCGCACGCCCCGGCGGCGCAAGCGGGCGAGGTGGTGGAGGTGCTGGGTCCAACGCTGTAG
- the moaC gene encoding cyclic pyranopterin monophosphate synthase MoaC — protein MGELTHIDADGRARMVDVSDKATTTREARAEGRLVMQPETLALALSGGGKKGDVRATAEIAGVMAAKRTADLIPMCHPLMLSSVKVMVEPSENESGLTVTATVRTTGQTGVEMEALTAASVALLTLYDMLKAVDRGMSIEAVRLLAKSGGASGDWVRA, from the coding sequence ATGGGCGAACTGACCCACATCGACGCGGACGGCCGAGCCCGGATGGTGGACGTCTCCGACAAGGCGACCACGACGCGTGAGGCGCGGGCCGAAGGGCGACTGGTCATGCAGCCCGAGACGCTGGCGCTCGCCCTGTCCGGCGGCGGCAAGAAGGGCGACGTGCGCGCCACCGCCGAGATCGCCGGCGTGATGGCCGCCAAGCGAACCGCCGACCTGATCCCCATGTGCCACCCGCTGATGCTGAGTTCGGTCAAGGTGATGGTCGAGCCGTCCGAGAACGAAAGCGGCCTGACGGTCACGGCGACCGTGCGCACCACCGGTCAGACTGGGGTAGAGATGGAGGCCCTGACCGCCGCCAGCGTCGCCCTGCTAACGCTCTACGACATGCTGAAGGCGGTGGATCGCGGCATGTCCATCGAGGCGGTGCGGCTGCTCGCCAAGTCGGGCGGCGCCTCGGGCGACTGGGTGCGCGCGTGA
- the moaB gene encoding molybdenum cofactor biosynthesis protein B produces MTYTLAAAPLPSPGGRLIDAPIKPVRIAVLTVSDTRDQDSDTSGQILADRVIEAGHACAARAIVADDVEAIRAQVRAWTSSGEIDAVITTGGTGLTGRDVTPEALEPLFDKRIDGFSVIFHTVSYQTVGLSTLQSRATAGLMDGVFVFCLPGSNGAVRDGWDKVIRWQLDSRHRPCNMVELMPRLKER; encoded by the coding sequence ATGACCTACACGCTCGCCGCTGCCCCCCTGCCCTCGCCGGGCGGCCGGCTGATCGATGCGCCCATCAAGCCGGTGCGCATCGCGGTGCTGACCGTGTCGGACACCCGCGACCAGGACAGCGACACCTCCGGTCAGATCCTGGCTGACCGGGTGATCGAGGCGGGGCACGCCTGCGCCGCCCGCGCCATCGTCGCCGACGATGTCGAGGCCATCCGCGCCCAGGTTCGCGCCTGGACGTCCTCTGGCGAGATCGATGCGGTGATCACCACCGGCGGCACCGGCCTGACCGGGCGCGACGTGACGCCCGAGGCGCTGGAGCCGCTGTTCGACAAGCGCATCGACGGCTTCTCCGTCATCTTCCACACCGTCAGCTACCAGACGGTGGGCCTGTCGACGCTGCAGTCGCGCGCCACGGCGGGCCTGATGGACGGGGTGTTTGTCTTCTGCTTGCCGGGCTCCAACGGTGCGGTGCGCGACGGCTGGGACAAGGTGATCCGCTGGCAGCTCGACAGCCGCCACCGCCCCTGCAACATGGTCGAGCTGATGCCGCGCCTGAAGGAGCGGTGA
- a CDS encoding molybdenum cofactor biosynthesis protein MoaE gives MIRLADRPISAGDLLSEFCAGRTDAGAVVSFTGLTRMQTAGATVSRLTLDAYPGFTEAVMAGIEAEARARFDIQDVLAVHRWGALEVGEPIIFVAVAAEHRRAAFEAADYLMDQFKTRAPFWKREDGPDGARWIEARPQDYADLARWAETETAE, from the coding sequence ATGATCCGCCTTGCCGACCGGCCCATCTCGGCCGGCGACCTGCTGAGCGAGTTCTGCGCCGGCCGCACGGACGCCGGCGCCGTGGTCAGCTTCACCGGCCTGACGCGCATGCAGACCGCCGGCGCCACGGTGTCGCGCCTGACGCTGGACGCCTACCCCGGCTTCACCGAGGCGGTAATGGCCGGGATCGAAGCGGAGGCGCGCGCCCGCTTCGACATTCAGGACGTGCTGGCCGTACACCGCTGGGGCGCGCTGGAGGTCGGAGAGCCGATCATCTTCGTGGCCGTCGCCGCAGAACATCGCCGCGCCGCCTTTGAGGCCGCCGACTATCTGATGGACCAGTTCAAGACCCGCGCGCCCTTCTGGAAAAGGGAAGACGGCCCGGACGGCGCACGCTGGATCGAAGCCCGCCCGCAGGATTATGCAGACCTCGCCCGCTGGGCCGAGACGGAGACCGCCGAATGA
- a CDS encoding MoaD/ThiS family protein, with protein sequence MARVTLFGAFQDMAGWRTREAPAQTLGGLREALAAEYPPFAERLAHPSTMVIMNGAIAPRGQHADDTPLSPDDEVGFGPPVSGG encoded by the coding sequence ATGGCCAGGGTGACGCTGTTCGGCGCCTTTCAGGACATGGCCGGCTGGCGCACGCGCGAGGCGCCGGCCCAGACGCTGGGCGGATTGCGCGAGGCCTTGGCAGCCGAATATCCTCCGTTTGCCGAACGCCTGGCGCATCCCAGCACCATGGTGATCATGAACGGGGCCATTGCGCCACGCGGACAGCATGCCGACGACACCCCTTTGTCGCCCGACGACGAGGTCGGGTTCGGCCCGCCGGTCAGCGGGGGCTGA
- the moaA gene encoding GTP 3',8-cyclase MoaA, whose product MTVVISSDKPRPRGLGAQALIDPFGRVIDYLRVSVTDRCDLRCTYCMLEKQTFLPRAELLTIEELDRLCSTFIGLGTTRLRLTGGEPLVRKGFMDLVAGLSRHLREGRLKELTLTTNGTQLARHAEALARYGVRRVNVSIDTLDPDAYRRITRGGDLAGVLQGLEAAKAAGLQVKINAVALKDDNAEQLADMIAWAHARDMEMTLIETMPLGEIEADRTDQFLSLAQVRSQLEQRWTLTPMVRRTGGPARYVRVEETGGVLGFITPLSHTFCEACNRVRVTCTGTLFLCLGQEEQTDLRSVLRSSDDDAVLEAAIREAIRRKPRGHDFEISRRGAAPAVARPMSMTGG is encoded by the coding sequence ATGACGGTGGTGATCTCTTCTGACAAGCCGCGCCCGCGCGGCCTGGGCGCCCAGGCTCTGATCGACCCTTTCGGGCGTGTGATCGACTATCTGCGGGTGTCGGTGACCGATCGCTGCGACCTGCGCTGCACCTATTGCATGCTGGAGAAGCAGACCTTCCTGCCGCGCGCCGAGCTCTTGACCATCGAGGAGCTGGATCGGCTGTGCTCGACCTTTATCGGCCTGGGCACGACGCGGCTGCGGCTCACGGGCGGCGAGCCCCTGGTGCGCAAGGGCTTCATGGACCTGGTCGCCGGCCTGTCGCGGCATCTGCGCGAGGGGCGGCTGAAGGAGCTGACCCTCACCACCAACGGCACGCAGCTGGCTCGCCATGCCGAGGCTCTGGCCCGCTACGGCGTGCGACGGGTCAATGTGTCGATCGATACGCTCGATCCCGACGCCTATCGCCGGATCACGCGCGGCGGCGACCTGGCCGGCGTGCTGCAGGGGCTGGAGGCGGCCAAGGCGGCGGGGCTCCAGGTCAAGATCAACGCCGTGGCGCTGAAGGACGACAACGCCGAACAGCTGGCCGACATGATCGCCTGGGCCCACGCCCGCGACATGGAGATGACGCTGATCGAAACCATGCCGCTGGGAGAGATCGAGGCCGACCGCACCGACCAGTTCCTGTCGCTGGCCCAGGTCCGCAGCCAGCTCGAGCAACGCTGGACCCTGACGCCGATGGTGCGGCGCACGGGCGGGCCGGCGCGCTATGTCCGCGTCGAGGAGACCGGCGGCGTGCTCGGCTTCATCACCCCGCTCAGCCACACCTTCTGCGAGGCCTGCAACCGGGTGCGGGTGACCTGCACGGGAACCCTGTTCCTGTGCCTGGGCCAGGAAGAGCAGACCGATCTGCGCTCGGTGCTGAGGTCCAGCGACGACGACGCCGTGCTGGAGGCCGCGATCCGCGAGGCGATCCGACGCAAGCCGCGCGGGCACGATTTCGAGATCTCCCGCCGCGGGGCCGCGCCCGCCGTGGCTCGGCCCATGTCGATGACGGGAGGCTGA
- the modA gene encoding molybdate ABC transporter substrate-binding protein produces MFAAASLTDALESVAASYERETGQSVRLSFAGSGAVARQVQSGAPADVVILADEPWMDRLEQSGRVRPGTRRDLLSNILVVVAGDDAPDIADPLAWVMNGDRKLVIGDPESVPAGAYARTWLQGVGRWETLQPHIVTAADVRAARTFVERGEAALGVVYRSDAIGAPGVRVVLTPPAEQQPRIVYPAALVKDGKPGADAFLGYLQGPQARAVFDAAGFGPPR; encoded by the coding sequence GTGTTCGCCGCCGCATCCCTGACGGACGCGCTGGAAAGCGTGGCCGCGAGCTACGAACGCGAGACCGGTCAATCGGTTCGCCTGTCCTTCGCCGGAAGCGGCGCCGTGGCGAGGCAGGTCCAGTCCGGCGCGCCCGCCGACGTGGTCATCCTGGCCGACGAACCTTGGATGGACAGGCTGGAGCAATCGGGTCGCGTGAGGCCCGGCACGCGCCGGGACCTGTTGAGCAACATCCTGGTGGTGGTCGCGGGCGACGATGCGCCGGACATCGCTGATCCCCTGGCGTGGGTGATGAACGGCGACCGCAAGCTGGTGATCGGCGATCCCGAAAGCGTGCCGGCCGGCGCCTACGCCCGCACCTGGCTGCAGGGCGTCGGCCGCTGGGAGACGCTTCAGCCGCACATCGTCACCGCCGCCGACGTCCGCGCGGCGCGGACGTTCGTGGAGCGGGGCGAGGCGGCTCTGGGCGTGGTCTATCGAAGCGACGCGATCGGCGCGCCGGGCGTTCGGGTGGTGTTGACGCCGCCGGCGGAGCAGCAGCCGCGCATCGTCTATCCCGCCGCCCTGGTGAAGGACGGCAAGCCGGGCGCCGACGCCTTCCTGGGCTATCTGCAAGGGCCGCAGGCTCGCGCGGTGTTCGACGCCGCGGGCTTTGGTCCGCCCCGGTGA
- a CDS encoding winged helix-turn-helix domain-containing protein: MSGQPLELWFRLRGADGAIGPGKVRLLQAVRDEGSLSAAARKAGVSYRRAWQLLDEASRAVGQRLIETSQGGVGGGGARLTSSGEAVLREFQQLETVLEAAAEPALRRLANLDGD; this comes from the coding sequence GTGAGCGGCCAGCCGCTGGAGCTGTGGTTTCGCCTGCGCGGCGCGGACGGCGCGATCGGGCCGGGCAAGGTTCGACTGCTGCAGGCGGTGCGCGACGAAGGCTCCCTGTCCGCCGCCGCGCGAAAGGCGGGCGTCTCCTATCGCCGCGCGTGGCAGTTGCTGGACGAGGCGAGCCGCGCCGTCGGACAGCGGCTGATCGAAACCAGCCAAGGGGGCGTGGGCGGCGGCGGCGCGCGCCTGACCTCGTCGGGCGAGGCGGTGCTTCGCGAGTTCCAGCAGCTGGAGACGGTGCTGGAGGCGGCGGCCGAACCGGCGCTGCGGCGACTGGCGAACCTGGACGGCGACTGA
- the modB gene encoding molybdate ABC transporter permease subunit: MFGPLTPFEVEALLLSLRVGAASLLVTAPLGVGLAWLLARGRFPGRWLVEALVNLPLVLPPVVTGLVLLLVFGAQGPAGAWMRETFGVTLAFHWTGAALAAAVMAIPLVVRPIRLSFEAVDRGLEQAAATLGAAPWQVFLRITLPLAAPGIVAGAFLGFARAFGEFGATVTFAGSIPGETQTLPVAIYASLQRAEGETSAVRLAVISVAVAVAAILAAEACNRRLHRARQAA; this comes from the coding sequence GTGTTCGGTCCCCTGACTCCGTTCGAGGTCGAGGCCCTGTTGCTGTCGCTGCGGGTCGGCGCCGCCTCCCTGCTGGTCACCGCGCCGCTCGGCGTCGGGCTGGCATGGCTGCTGGCGCGCGGGCGCTTTCCGGGCCGGTGGCTGGTCGAGGCGCTGGTGAACCTGCCGCTGGTGCTGCCGCCGGTGGTGACGGGTCTGGTGCTGCTGCTGGTGTTCGGCGCACAGGGGCCGGCAGGCGCCTGGATGCGCGAGACCTTTGGCGTGACCCTGGCCTTTCACTGGACGGGCGCGGCGCTGGCCGCCGCCGTCATGGCCATCCCGCTGGTGGTGCGCCCGATCCGCCTGTCGTTCGAGGCCGTGGATCGAGGTCTGGAGCAGGCGGCGGCGACGCTGGGCGCCGCGCCCTGGCAGGTCTTCTTGCGCATCACCCTGCCGCTGGCCGCGCCGGGCATCGTGGCCGGAGCGTTCTTGGGCTTTGCGCGCGCGTTCGGAGAGTTCGGCGCCACCGTCACCTTCGCCGGCTCCATTCCGGGAGAAACCCAGACCCTGCCGGTCGCCATCTATGCGTCGCTGCAGCGCGCGGAAGGCGAGACGTCGGCGGTGCGCCTGGCGGTGATCTCGGTGGCGGTGGCCGTGGCCGCCATTCTCGCGGCGGAGGCGTGCAATCGTCGCCTGCACAGGGCGCGTCAGGCGGCATGA
- a CDS encoding ATP-binding cassette domain-containing protein produces MSIDCHVVAERGGFRIDATFQTDRKVLALVGPSGGGKTTLLHALAGLLAPQRLRLRLDSAAIIDTDTGLNPPSHQRRIGYVFQDGRLFPHMTVGDNIAFGRRFAPDPVPVAPILDMLDLKGFERRWPASLSGGEMRRVAIARALCSDPRLLLLDEPFSGLDTGRRDALIPYIARLRDAGGTPIILVSHDPRDIAAIAEDVVRMDRGGIV; encoded by the coding sequence ATGAGCATCGACTGCCATGTCGTGGCCGAGCGGGGCGGCTTCCGCATCGACGCGACCTTCCAAACCGACCGCAAGGTGCTGGCGCTGGTCGGGCCGTCGGGCGGGGGAAAGACCACGCTGCTGCATGCCCTGGCCGGGCTGCTGGCCCCGCAACGGCTGCGCCTGAGGTTGGACAGCGCCGCGATCATAGACACGGACACCGGGCTGAACCCGCCGTCGCACCAGCGCCGGATCGGCTACGTCTTCCAGGACGGCCGGCTGTTTCCGCACATGACGGTGGGCGACAACATCGCCTTCGGCCGACGCTTCGCTCCTGATCCCGTCCCCGTCGCCCCCATCCTGGACATGCTGGACCTGAAGGGTTTCGAACGTCGCTGGCCAGCGTCGCTTTCCGGCGGGGAGATGCGCCGCGTCGCCATCGCCCGCGCCCTGTGCTCCGATCCACGACTGCTTCTTCTGGACGAACCGTTTTCGGGGCTGGACACGGGCCGTCGCGACGCCCTGATCCCCTATATCGCCAGGCTGAGGGACGCCGGCGGGACGCCCATCATTCTGGTGTCCCACGATCCGCGCGACATCGCCGCCATCGCGGAAGACGTGGTGCGCATGGACCGGGGCGGAATCGTCTAG
- a CDS encoding efflux RND transporter periplasmic adaptor subunit, whose translation MRRRTWRRWALIVGGLLVLAVAVLLLVRLRGGGEEAQGAEQGGPTTVVLARAGGDPLARTVEAVANVEAAESVVITAEAAGRIVSVGFSDGQRVSRGQVLFRLESDQEAADLNAAQADAAELRGRLARLQRLVDEGAVARGQVDDLRRQVQAADQRAASLRTLLNDTVVRAPFSGAVGLREVSPGALVQPGDELVSLDDTRAVKLRFTLPERQISQVRVGAAIEARNPAYPDRVFRGEVTGFDSRLGASQRTLEVQARLPNDEGLWRAGMLADVRITTETVEQPVTVPPLAVQVRGDVQFVYRAVQGCAERVEVQVGQREADRLEILQGLKPGDAVVVEGFQELATGQPIVERGQQPGGGQEQQGEGADQKKKGEGADQKKKGDGDEKRRQQEQNRQAEERCQRAVGAGGSQQAGR comes from the coding sequence ATGAGGCGCAGGACCTGGCGGCGGTGGGCGCTGATCGTCGGCGGGCTCCTTGTGCTGGCCGTCGCCGTTCTGTTGCTGGTCCGCCTGCGCGGCGGCGGCGAGGAGGCGCAGGGCGCGGAGCAGGGCGGACCGACGACCGTGGTGCTGGCCCGAGCCGGGGGCGATCCCCTGGCGCGGACGGTGGAGGCGGTAGCCAATGTCGAGGCGGCCGAGTCGGTGGTGATCACCGCCGAGGCCGCCGGGCGCATCGTTTCCGTGGGCTTTTCGGACGGTCAGCGGGTAAGCCGGGGACAGGTGCTGTTCCGCCTCGAATCCGACCAGGAAGCCGCCGACCTGAACGCCGCCCAGGCCGATGCGGCCGAACTGCGCGGGCGGCTGGCGCGACTGCAGCGGCTGGTCGACGAGGGCGCGGTGGCGCGCGGGCAGGTCGACGACCTGCGTCGTCAGGTCCAGGCGGCGGACCAGCGCGCGGCCTCCTTGCGGACCCTGCTGAACGACACGGTGGTGCGGGCGCCGTTCTCGGGCGCGGTGGGCCTGCGCGAAGTCAGCCCCGGCGCCCTGGTGCAGCCGGGCGACGAACTGGTGTCGCTGGACGACACGCGCGCGGTCAAGCTGCGCTTCACCCTGCCTGAGCGGCAGATCTCGCAGGTTCGGGTGGGCGCGGCGATCGAGGCGCGCAATCCGGCCTATCCCGACCGCGTGTTTCGCGGCGAGGTGACCGGCTTCGACAGCCGGTTGGGCGCGTCGCAGCGCACGCTGGAGGTGCAGGCGCGGTTGCCCAACGATGAAGGCCTGTGGCGGGCCGGCATGCTCGCCGACGTGCGCATCACCACGGAGACGGTGGAGCAGCCCGTGACCGTGCCGCCGCTGGCGGTGCAGGTGCGCGGCGACGTGCAGTTCGTCTATCGCGCCGTGCAGGGCTGCGCCGAGCGGGTGGAGGTGCAGGTCGGCCAGCGCGAGGCCGACCGGCTCGAGATCCTGCAAGGGCTGAAGCCCGGCGACGCCGTGGTGGTGGAAGGCTTCCAGGAACTGGCCACGGGCCAGCCCATCGTCGAGCGCGGACAGCAGCCGGGCGGCGGCCAAGAGCAGCAGGGCGAAGGCGCGGACCAGAAAAAGAAGGGCGAAGGCGCGGACCAGAAAAAGAAGGGCGACGGCGATGAAAAGCGTCGCCAGCAGGAGCAGAACCGGCAGGCCGAAGAACGCTGCCAGCGAGCCGTCGGAGCGGGCGGGTCGCAGCAGGCGGGTCGATGA